In the genome of Halapricum salinum, one region contains:
- the dsrO gene encoding sulfate reduction electron transfer complex DsrMKJOP subunit DsrO gives MTNYGMVIDQERCIGCQACATSCMEENNVGLGQAWNRVLTEGGDNIETPAGSYPEDGGDGTGTMSMDFQPTACQHCENAPCVKVCPVNATYTRDDGIVEIDYDKCMGCRYCMAACPYNARVFNYDEPDHVPDEGTGNVPKRPQGVVEKCTFCSHRVEQDLDPACVDACPADARIFGDLDDEESTVSKYVNKYETHRLLEDLETKPSTYYVRGEMTPGRQRSGKELEGTEKKRQAVPDGGDDQ, from the coding sequence ATGACCAACTACGGAATGGTGATCGACCAGGAGCGATGTATCGGCTGTCAAGCCTGTGCGACGAGTTGCATGGAAGAGAACAACGTGGGTCTGGGCCAGGCCTGGAACCGCGTGCTCACTGAAGGCGGTGACAACATCGAGACCCCGGCCGGAAGCTACCCCGAAGACGGTGGCGACGGGACCGGGACGATGTCGATGGACTTCCAGCCGACGGCCTGTCAGCACTGTGAGAACGCACCCTGCGTGAAAGTCTGTCCGGTCAACGCGACCTACACGCGCGACGACGGGATCGTCGAGATCGACTACGACAAGTGTATGGGTTGCCGCTACTGCATGGCGGCCTGCCCGTACAACGCACGGGTGTTCAACTACGACGAACCCGACCACGTCCCCGACGAGGGGACCGGGAACGTCCCGAAACGGCCGCAGGGCGTCGTCGAGAAGTGTACGTTCTGCAGCCACCGCGTCGAGCAAGACCTCGATCCGGCCTGTGTGGACGCCTGCCCCGCCGACGCGCGGATCTTCGGCGACCTCGACGACGAGGAAAGTACCGTCTCGAAGTACGTCAACAAGTACGAGACCCACCGGCTCCTCGAAGATCTGGAGACGAAACCGAGCACGTACTACGTGCGCGGGGAGATGACCCCCGGTCGACAGCGTTCCGGCAAGGAACTGGAGGGGACGGAGAAAAAACGTCAGGCCGTGCCCGACGGAGGTGACGACCAATGA